The stretch of DNA tCCACTTTAAAAGATTACAGGAATGTCTCACTGCTTTGAAGAGAAAATGCTAGACTTGACTGTAGAACCAGTTCAGCCTAAGATGCACGATAGAGAGGATTTCAGAAACATCATATTAAAATACCTAATCTTACCTCGATGTTAGTATTTAACTCCAAAAGTGAATGTGGATTTACAAAATGACAATGTTATACTGAAGAACATTCAAGCTTGTTATTTAAACCCTAATGTCAGACTAGCCCTTTCCTTGTTTTAGGTCTGTTtggattaccaaaattatttatatttgtttcctttttctcagAACAGTTTGCTGAGATGTTGGCTCATTCCTttctgcagtattttattttcatctctacctacaattttttttatggaaCAGAAATCAAGGCTTTGTGATGATCAAACATTGAGTTTATTTTCCTGAAGACTTGTGTAACAAACTGGACACTGAGGGATCATTCCTCATTTGGAAGACCAGTTTTCATGAAAGCTGCAGCTCTCTATCTGAGATGTTGCTTCAGTATTTCCACAAAACGGTATTTTCTCTTGATGCGATTTATTTggtgaagtgcaccagtccctcctgcagcaaacAGCTCAGtaacataatgctgccaccctCACAGTTGGGATTGTTTTCTCAGCTTTGCAAGTTTACCCCTTTTTTGTCCAAATGAAAAATGgtcaataaataaacactttaagTTTAGTTTCACCAACTAAAAGCTAAGATCAGGACTCCACAGCTAAGATCTATTTCTCTGAGTGCATCTGCAAACTTCATTATATACGTCTTTTGGATTATTGACTATTTCATCAGGGAGTGGCCTTTGTTGGCATACGAGTGGATTCAATGTTTATAATTGTCCCACTCaggtatctttttttttaaaaaaagatgagcaTTCACACCAGTCTAGTCGGGGTCCAACATATTCTTTTAAACTTTCACcttgatttatttagatttttccatGTCATACTTAGTATGTGGTCTGTTTGACATgttgctttacaaaaacattaaaatttgtgcCTCCTTGTCTTTCAAATGTTGTGAACAAGCTATTAGAAGCTTGTGACATAATTATCAGCTTTATGTCTCCATCTTTAATGTCATCTCTCTCCAACCTTTCAGTTCAttgctgttttgtttgcagaggtACTATTagctaaaatacaaacattttgtttgccCTTAAAAGAGAAAGTGGGAAAGCAAATCAGAGAAGTGTGTTTTCCAACCATCAGCACAGTAGCAGCCACTGCGGGCTATTTTCTAGCACTAAGCACCAGCCACAACAATAACTCATTCTGCCTGATATTGTGTAGGTCTACCTCGGGACACCTCTTACCCATCAGGGCATCCTGCAGTTGTGCCATATTCTGTGTGAAATCAAGGTGTCTTTGTTATGATTCTGCTGCTCCAGAGCCTTTTTATGATGCTGCAAAACTACATTGTCCTGCTGAGGATATGGAGCAATTTTAAAACCAAGCACAAGCGAATAAAGGACATCTGACACAACTTCCcaaggacaaacaaccacacacacacaggcccccacacacacccccacacacacacgcacacacactgcagTTAAACTTTGTCGTTCATTTTCTCCAACATTTCATGTCACACCATACATcgctttatttctgttttgtaattAGCCTGCTCTAAAATGGCACACTATATTTAATCACTAGGATCATTTTAATATCAATGTGTGCAACATCAGAAACTATAACTTTCAGTATGTGGCAGGATAAGATTGTTTATTTGTTAAGCACTCCCTATTTCACTGTGTTTTCTCCCCACAGccagtttattttagttttcaagATGTTAAAGTTCAGAGGTAGAGATGGACACATTGTTATTGCAGAAAAACAATCTTTATTATTTGATCCTAATACcaaatgaaatatgttgaagGTTCTGAATGTCGTGTGgggtgttaatatttttttaagggtGTGTAGGTGTTGATGGGCGGTAAAGTAACATCCATATGAATCCCAGGAACCTGAGCTTCGCCAGGCCGGCCAGAGCattgatgaatttatttttctttttttctactgtttttaaatgtcatccCCGATGAACTGATGCAAGCACAACATTCAAAGACATCAATTTTTGCATGTGTTCCAGCTCCAagtggtaaaaataaatcagcaggtTAAGtgaaattttctgaaatacaCACCAACACTCGATGATTTTCCTCTGCTGTGACTCGCGTTGTAAAAACATCCATATGAATTCTGAATCCAAGTCGATGTCTCCTTCTCTCACCAGGACTCGGTTGATGCAAAGCTTCAAAGAATCCCACTCCCATGAGTCCCTCCTTTCCCCCAGCAGTGCTGCAGAGGCTTTAGACCTAGTTCTGGATGAAGATGCCATTATCAAGCCTGTCCACTCTAGCATTTTAGGACAAGAGTACTGCTTTGAGGTGTGTTAATCTCTCTaaccttttccttttctgtgttttttttgcctgcctgtcactttttttctctttttctccagctgaaaTTATGTAACATTTGCGCTACGGCTGCACAGCCTCTTCATTTCTGTCTGGAGcttatatttttgataaatatagtTCATTAGTTAATTAGAGCTAATATAATGAAACAGATTGTTGGAGTTACAAGTTTTGTTGAGCAGAGATATTTAACGATTAAGGCTTGCAGGTTTGGGGGTTTGTGTCGTATGTCATCTTCGAAAAACACGTTATAAAATAAGCATATTTAAATCAAGTGGAATTCATCCCCTACGCCTACTAAATGCATGACGTTTTGGGGATATTTGCAGGTTGCCAATCCATCACAGGGTAATACAGATCCCCTCTGGGCTAATTAAAGTGGTTAATTATTCTAACGTGCATATTtatggactgtgggaggaagccagagaagCAACAATTTCAAAATGCCATTAACGAAGGCCTCTGACTGGAATTCAACCCCAGCACCTTCtttctgcaaggcaacaatgctGATAACTGTGCAGCCTAGATGCAGCACAATGCAGTAAAGTTCGGTTTATTATGCCAGTATTTTGTTGACATAGCGATCAGTTTAGGGGCCAGTATTGAAGAATAGGCTTCATTAATCTAATTTTAGAGAAATTCTATTCATTTTAGATTAGTCTAGATCAGCTCTTTCCCGTCTAAGTGCTCTTACCACATTTGTGCTTGTCCCTGAGGTAAGAGTGGCTTTTCATACTATTTTTAGTTCagcagaacagctgcatttcaCTCAAGAGATATACAGATTTCACTTAAGCCTCTTAGGAGGCAAAAATTGGTTTACACTTTGTATAATCAGGGgaggataaaaagaaaagacctGAAGTGAAAAACTCAAGTGAAAACTAATAAGCCTGTCCTCCACGGagtgttttaatttagttgcaATCTGCATCTTTACCcctaaatgtttctgaatctTACAACTTGGattggaaaaacaaatcagtcGCAAAGAAATCAGTGTCATTAAAAATGCTTGGTCTTCAGGTAACCACCAATTCAGGGACAAAATGTTTTGCCTGCCGATCAGCTTCTGAAAGAGACAAATGGATTGAGAATCTGCAACGAGCGGTCAAACCAAACAAGGTATTctcagtggatttttttttgtgtgtgtccagTTAAGTTTAACATTCAAGCCTCCTGGGTTGTTTAACGCAGTTATAGCACTCTTTTCAGGACAACAGCAGGCGGGTGGAGAATGTGCTCAAGTTGTGGATAATTGAGGCTCGAGATCTTCCAGCTAAGAAACGCTACTACTGCGAGCTTTGTCTGGACGACATGCTGTACGCGCGCACCACCAGCAAACCCCGCACCGACACGGTCTTCTGGGGAGAACATTTTGAGTTTAACAATTTGCCAACCATTCGTAGCCTTCGTTTGCACCTTTACAAAGAGACAGATAAAAAGAGACGCAAGGTAAGCATTTCGTTTCAGCactttttatatgtttgatctaaaaaatacaaagcatATCAGGGTTAAAATCCGTCTTGCTTGCAAACTAGGAGAAAAGCACATACATCGGCCTCGTCAGCATCCCAATATCCAGCATCACGGGCCGGCAGTTTGTTGAGCAGTGGTACCCGGTGATACAGTCCAGTGTTTTAGCCAAAGGTGGCGGCGTTGGAAGTGCCAAAGTGATCAATGCTTCGCTGCGTGTCAAGTCGCGCTATCAGACTATGAATATTCTCCCAATGGAGCTGTACAAGGAGTTTGCCGAGTACATCACCAACAACTACCGAACACTGTGCGCGGTGCTGGAGCCGCTGCTGAGCGTGAAGAGTAAAGAGGAGGTGGCGTTTGCTCTGGTGCACATTCTTCAGAGCACAGGGAAAACAAAGGTAAATAAAGAATCAACCAACAAAATATTTGGGCTGTGTTTAGCAAATATCGTTCAAAAGACGATTTATTAGCAAATCAACAAATTTACTCCTGTAAATATTACTGTTTACGGCAACTTTTCTTAAAACttcctaataaataaatatcttagtcatttatttattagaaattagcattttaaatgcaatagttatgttttaatattactcaacttttttttgcaatgtttttcttttaaatgtatttttttctgacagctgTAGCTAAATTACCTTTGAGATTAATGATACTATAAACTCCCCTTGCTtgcaacttttctgttttattgaacTTCACGTTGTGTCTCCTCGTAGGAGTTTCTTTCAGACATGGCGATGTGTGAGGTAGATCGATTTATGGACCGTGAACATTTGATCTTTCGGGAAAACACACTGGCTACAAAGGCTGTGGAAGAGTACCTCAAACTAATAGGTCACAGATACCTCAAGGAAGCTATAGGTAAGACCGCCAGTAGCTCCGGtgttaaaaatatctaatttaaaaaatgaccaaaaatgagATGATCGCTTACAACATCGTGGTGTCTTCCTTGTATAGATCCCTAAATACATTCAGTAGTTGCCATCTGATTGGTTAAGTCACCATTTGTGTTTACAAATAGCTTAAAAGGTGTATCCAATAAAGACTGTTGACTAGATCTTTCAAAATGTACTATCTCTACTTTTACTTCCTATCTAAGTTTTCTAGCCATCTTAGCAGATGTTTGACAAATCTCATACCATTTACTCCTTAGCCTTATTTAAAAGGTAATGCTCATTTTCCACCTTACTGACCTCCAGTAAGAGATATTTTccttatgttttattatgttgaGAATAATATTAACACTATTATTCAGCCTTGATTCAACTGGTTTACTGACCAGATGAAACTGATTTAAGTGAGACcgttcatttttttctatctacctTAGTCAGGATTGCAGTAGCTTTAATGACTTGGCCTTTGATGTACTCTGAAATGTGATGTTCtgaattttaagtttaaatacgacaacaacaaaaataacacctCCCTGAAGTCATAATTCTGATTTGACAATTGGGGATCCTCAAGCAAACCTGAATTCAGTACTAAATGTGGTTGACGTGCATGTCAGATATTGTAAGGGTTGCAGGTGCTACTTTGTCTCTGATGGTTTGCATTTCATatgagcagaaacacaaacagcactGTATGGCAGTCTTTgtaaacatttgtgttttgcagaTTAAATGGATGAAAAAACTCCTCAGGTTGTGTTGCTAATAGCAGTAAGCAATCCAAAGTAAGCAAAAGACAATGTGTTATGAATCTTTGATGAATCCTAGACCTAGTAAAACGCCTTGTTCCGAACTGAGTTAGCCTTAGtgataatatatataaatcctAGAATACCTGTCTCTGTACATCCTCAGTATATCTATCAGTAAAAGgtgagaagaggaaaaaagaggaTTACTGATGATTTTTGGCTGGAGTTGGTGGCATTTTTCCATGCAAGCTGGACAGGCCTGGAACCCCCTGGTTGTTAAGGAAAGATTTATGAAGATAAAATTTGACTTGTAGGAGAAATGCAATGGGCTGTTTTTGCACTGTGGTGAATTGTGTACCTGTTAGTACTTCATGGGTGATCTTTTACATAAATTCAAATTATACCAAAACGTCCTTTAAAAACCAATGCATTTTGCCCTTGAAGTGTAAACAGTGGGGTTCATGTCGCCTTTAAAGAATGCCGATGTGAGGAGGCTCCGAGACCgagtaattttaataaaataaggaTTTATTTCAATCAAGCCCATCACCCAGACATTGCCATTTTTGTCATTCTCCACTCTTCAGGCACGATCAGGCATTCCTTACCAGGCATTTTTTAGCCTCTCGGCATATATCTTTGGCTTCGGAATTTCCTCTAAGTCCCAGATCTCTGTTGTCCACTTTCCAGGTGATTTCATTCGAGCCTTATACGAGTCTGAGGAGAACTGTGAGGTGGACCCAATGCGTGTCCCACCATCAGTCCTTGCTGACCACCAAGCCAACCTCCGGATGTGCTGCGAGCTTTTACTCTGCAAGATCATCAACTCCCTCTGGTCAGTTCTTATTCCATATTCATTGTTGAGGATAAATTTATGATTATTTGCATTTGAAGACTCTGTGACCATGTGCTGCACTCTCAACAATTCAAGCCCTGAAAATCTGTAAAACGCCTCAAACTTGATTAATCTTTTGTCAaaaatcaatgtattttacattatatcATATGAACAGAAGCACAAATAATTAGATCTTTCTAAAAAagtcttaacattttttttcaaacaccaaatatatccTAATATGTATGGTGAAAATGGAAACTGTCAGTAAAAGCTAAAATCcacagtcttccttatttccGCTCTTGGCATTACAGCCAATCAAAGGCAACAAAAATGTCAAGTAGCAGTTCACCTCATTATTCATGTTCATGTTGTCGGACTGCTTCTGCTTAagtgatttcattttatttttatttttttcccccaattccAGCAGTAATCAGAGCTGGATGTGACTCGTAACGTTGAACTAAGAAATTGTggttaatcacaattaattctTAATTGAATAAGGGAAAATCTGTTAcggagaaaatacttttttcactgCACTTCAGGTAACAGAGCCTGTGCTCCACCTCATTTTCACATGTCAAGGATACAGAAAGTGATAGATTACTGGCTAAAGTTCATTTTGATCAAGTGTACATTAAACAATGGTTTCAGCTGcatatatttttgataaattgtGAAATTACAGCTATTTCCTTTGAATATGTGTGCTCagattaatgttttgtttttatataacaaTTGCTTTTACTTAAGTTGGGGTAACATTGATTAAACACACCGGATGCTGTTTTGATGTTGCATGTTTCAAGATAAGGTTAAGAAGTCTGTTTGATTTCAAGTGAAATTGTTCGTCTGTGTAACAGAGAGGtatagaaaaaacaacaacagcacaagacttcactgtaaaaaaagaaaagaaaagtattcaacagaaatgtttcctcttGAAGAGAGTAATATGGCTGGGTAACTTTCTATAACTTTCAGTCTCCCGGCATTTCCACCTCGCTGTTCTCCCTGACAGCTGCTGTAATAAGAACAATGTTCTTGTTTCAGCATCTTTCCCCGGGAGCTGAAGGAGGTTTTTGCCTCTTGGAGAGCCAGATGCGCCGAGCGAGGAAGAGAGGATCTCGCCGACAGCCTCATCAGCTCCTCCCTGTTCCTGCGCTTCATGTGCCCGGCCATCATGTCACCGTCCCTGTTCAACCTGATGCAGGAGTACCCGGCCGAGCGCACGTCCCGCACGCTCACGCTCATCGCCAAGGTGATGCAGAACCTGGCCAGCTTCACCAAGTGAGTCTCCTCGGCTCTGCTGCGCTGATTCGATGTGGTTAATTTTTAGACCTGCAGACGCTCGGGTGGGATGGCCTAACCTCGCCGAAATAGAGGATTGCAGTTTTGCCTGCGAGGGTTTAAGCTGTTACTCACACGCAGTGAGCTCAGAGCCTCTCTTCAGTGACACATTTCTTTCAGTTTGCTCTCTTTACTGACACTCTGATTAAAGCGAGAACACCGATGTGTTTATTTAAACCTCTGGCTTACAGAAGCACCGGCTTCAACAATCTAGTTGCACGTCATCAGTAGAATTTATCCAACTCAGTCGAAGGACATTGAAACTTCTCCTCACACTCATCTTATTGTGCTTAACTGGATGCTCActaaacaaaatgtgattttaaggATACAGTGTAGTAAAGAAGTTATTGCCCTGATTTCTTCGGTTTTTGCGTTTTTGTCACTTAAATGTTGTAGTCAGAGAGAAAAACTATCCAAACCAATAAAGTTATTGTATTATAAACCAGGTAACTGACTTGATGCAGCAGCTGCATCTTTttgcctacttcatgttgccaGACAAGTTCTATTTAATTGATATGTGTTCTGCAGAGCAGGTTATAGTCTTTAAATTTAACGACGCTAGTTTTTCAATTATGGCCTGATTGGTTATGACCAATTTTTACCCCAAATACATGAAAAACGGCCCTTTCCATTTTCCTCTGGTTATCTTTGTTTGATACTAAAgaaagtaaacagaaataacatTCAAATGACTTTTGACAATGCTGCCTACTTTATCCTACATTTGCTTTAAAGGTccttaaaaacacttttatgtcCAAGCAGTTCTGACATAAAGTTACTGCAATGTCATTGGTACTGCAGTACTCTGCAGTACTATATATAGTGCAGTATTTAgatgtgaatatgtttgttccTATTGAGTCAAATTCAGTTGAATTCTGCTCAATTTAGTTTAATggatttttctaatttaaaacaaatgaatctgtagataaagcactttgaataaagtaaataaacctgattgagatCTAGCTAAATACAATCTCATCGAATTCATTTGTGGTCCGCTTCGGTTAGGAATAGCctcatttaatgtatttattcagtATAATTATGAAACGGCAGTTTGAAAGTGGAGAGATTGTGTGAATCATCCCTTCGATTTAATATCTCATCCTGAGGGCGCGCAGCGAGGCAGAGTGGGGGGTAAGAAGGAGAAACTCACTCCAGCAGAATCAGAAATAGCCTCTGTCTGTCTTGTCCACCTGGGAGGTGAGAGGACAGAAAAgccaaacaaacaagaacaaaagcACCAGGTTAGAAATGCCTGGTTGCTTCCAGCACAACTGCAGGAGGTTCAAGGTAATCTGATGGATCGCCAGTCAAGACTTTGggcttcataaatgtttttggtcTCTTCCTAAACACAGGATGGTGGTACTTTTTAATCCAGTTACATGCTAGAGATTTGAATTCTCCGAGATGTATATCTAATTCACTTAGGATTATTTATTCACCAATAGTGAGGCTCATTCTGATATGTCACCAGAGACGGACAGAGCAGCCAAAAATGTTGCTCAAGAGCAGCGATACTGTCAtgatattactcaagtaaaggtcAAAATTATGGCGCAGTAAAAAAACTCCAAGAAgtatttttccccccaaaaaagttaagtaaatgtaactgtcAAGAATAAAAGTAGCGTTTGACAATAGCAACTTGTAGGCAGCTATTGACTTTTTATTAAgctcacatttttgtttttatctttttttattactctgatgtaatattctgatcttaaatgttttgttagcagaaaatcatcctaattaacagaaataaggACTCTCAAACACCCATCCGtccagcaaaaacacaaaatctgactaTGTACTTCTGtttaatttctagtgcaaatatcttgggaTGCTTGAAAtgggacaaaactaacttacaagtaacttttcatcttAATATTGcagcttgtttaaagtaaataatgtctttatattgatgaaaaagtactagttaaaaatgtaaacgcAATATGATATCGCTTTTATTCCTTCAGTGCTCTTCTAATCATCGCCTTTTCAGATTTGGACCCAAGGAGGAATACATGTATTTCATGAACGAGTTCCTGGAGATGGAGTGGGGCTCCATGCAACAGTTCCTCTATGAGATTTCCAACATGGACACTGGAGGAAACGCCGGAGGCTTTGAGGGCTACATCGACCTTGGTAGGGAGCTGTCCATGCTGCACAGCTTGCTGTGGGAAGTCATGGGACAGCTCAGTAAGGTGGGTCAAATTTTATTATTAGTCAACTGTGAAGGCTcaccactgttccatgtttgtttgaaaaataaaataaaatagcacaAAATGTTAAAGCTCACTGAATGAAGAATTTGAATTCTTGTTTATTGCattgagcaaataaaaatatctttcttcTTAGACCCGTTTCTCGAACTGATAAAGGCATAACATTAACTTATTCATTTCTGGtcatgcttgttcatgtttgtAGCGCCAACAAAAGGTTAAggagtgtattttattgttttttactttaaaaaataaaaaaaatctccctgcAGGATGCAATTCTCAAACTCGGACCCCTGCCACGGCTGCTGAACGACATCAGCGTTGCCCTGAGGAATCCGCAGCTCCACATGCCCACAAACCACCAACCGGAGAGACCGAAGGACAGACTCTTCTCCCGCCCATCCTTCAATCGCCTTATGTCCTCTGATTTCCAAAGCCTTATGATGCGTGATTTAAACAGGTATCTTGTCATGGCCCCCTGTCGTTTCCCCACATTTTCTGTTGTCATTACTTCTGGGCACGAAACTTGCATTTGCATGTCCCCGAATAGAACAAAGCGCCAGCAGGATCGGTCCCCGCTGTGGCTCTATAAAGACCCGGCGCATGGCTGTGATTGCTAATGTGCACCTAGGCTGCATAAAGAGAGGATTTACAGCTACACAAGGGTGTTATTAACAGGGACTCATAAAAAGGCCAAGTGTACACAGGAAGTGAGAGTTCAGCAGCTCATAACAACCCTGGTGTATTTCTAAAAGGCCcgtaatgctaatgctaatgcacCTCAACCGGCTGTCAGAGCGTTCATCATTCCCTAATTGCCAGCACCATCTGTTTTCCCAGAGTCTTTTCTCACCTTGTTTTTGATTCTTTAGTTCTCCAGAATTGTCGGGAGACATTGGACTGGGTTTTAATAACAATATTAAAGGAGATCATTTAGACCAGGGTGCTCACGTCGATCGCGGGAAGGTTTTCAGTCGATCTCAGCAgtaggtgacaaactgaacgccGCCAGGAAGCTGAGACCAGCACTTCCTTTACTGACAGGCTTATCAGAAATATTCACCAAGATCCAAAACGTTTGTAGCTTcatcaaagaataaaaatgaaaaaaaaaaaaataaaataaaaatcaacaaaacgtgttaaaaatgaataatctcAGTAGTTATTGTTTCAACTAGGTGTTGCGCAATTTAGTGCGTTTCGGCTCCATTAACAAAAGAAGGCGAATCAAAGACCGACTGACTaacagagcaggagtttaaattagccaatcaaccaccgctgtgttcagggaagcgctgattaataatcgagaaataaatattaagccTGGAAAcctgatatcgtaacggactgaatgttatgtttttaacctaatctttgctcgtcttgcggggcgcaggcaattgccatggcaacgggtGTGCTTAAATGACAGAGactaaaaaggtaggagtggttttgagttgatcacctgttcgggttattttacctttgtttacctttgctgtggcgcattacagttTCTGAACGTTCATTAAACGACAAACTTGGcttaattacctcgttcgtttgcaGTATAcgtcacaacaaacatcaaataggaCAAATATATTTGATTAAGTTTTaccaaacaaatggcttctaccacgataattatgtgaaattaaattaattatatcccaacttcagaagatttgcctttacctttacagagctctttggttcctcctatcagtctgtagcttctcatattgacgtcatcaaaccaaatgtcagatctaccataactgactgacacctgctggcctcaggtttgcaaccagcttctgactgagaaaccagtaacctcctcccagtgtcagaatctcactgaggaagaaactgcattaggttttctatcactttattatttctgctataactgatgtatattcgcatataaaataagtcagtAGGGTTTAacttacaatttttatgtcttcatgtcatgaggtagatctcagccggctggtgagagaaaaagtagatcttggtctcaaaaagtttgggcacccctgatttagaggGTCAGCATGAAAGGATTACTCAGCACTTTAGTGACGCAAATCTGGTGCAGGTGGAAAAGTGACGGGTAATGCCAGAGTGATGCCGTCTCACTTTGTTTGTTCCCTCTGCCCTTGTGTTTTCAATTCCTTACTTGTGTCCTGTCATCCCTTATTTTCTCCCTCATTTCTATCTCTCTTCCtccttgtaatttttttttgcccccatctgatttcttttgtcttttcccaTCATACTtgtccattttgttttgctatttagtgtttttctcctctccttcgCCTGTCTTCCTTTCCTTCTACCCTTCTTTGTATACTTCTTCTTTCCCTTTTTCCTTGTGtatttcttcctgttttgcttCACTCCTTTTTAGTGTCCCGACtctctttcttctgtttcatcTATCCTTCTTTTCATgcctttttgtctttccttcctTCACTGCTTTGTTGTGGCCTACTTCTCTTCCTTCCGATTATCCATTCTTTCCTTTATTCCTTGCactcttccttctttccttcccttttttctgatgtttttcccGGTTCCATATGAAAACCTTTCTCAGTCTGCCATTTATTCAtagtgaaataaatatcaacTACTGAGAACTTTAGACAGTTGGGTTTTGAAGGTCTGGAAATATTGTGCATGAAAAATTGTGTAGGAACCCTATTACGCGCTTGTTATATAATCACACATATATACTGTGAAGCCTCACAGACGAGTGTGTGGGATCAAAACCAAGCAATTCTTCAGCCTCAGTCCCAAAATAAGTGAATAACATCAAGCTGCACATAATCCATCAGATCTGAGGGACATCCTTCCACAGTATAGTCTCTTCTTCTGCCTGTCTGCAGCTCGATAGACATCTCGCGCCTCCCGTCGCCCACGACCGGAGTCTCAGCTGTAGAATCCCTCTCCTCCAATCTGAACATGAGGCGTCAGGCCGAGCGAGACCTCCGTTCTTCGTCCAGGGAGGTGTTCTACGTCACCCGCCCACCTCTGGCTCGATCCAGCCCTGCGTACTGCACCAGCAGCTCGGACATCACAGAACCCGATCCGAAGGTAGAgtgtgtaaatgtttatttcgtCAACTGATGGCATGATGGTGTTTTAACtcaaatttcaataaaaatggcCAATGTTTGCACATGCTACattataaaagataaaaaacaggTGACATTGAGAAGTAATTGAAAgtcgatgtttttttttaattttgattaagtTAAATTGCATCCAGATCTTtgccttgtttttatttggctAGCCTCATTGGTTGTTTAAAAATCTCTGATTGcatttgaaaagaaagtttCCACATTTCTCATGACCGCTGAGGCGCAGCGGCTTGCTAAAACATTCATCCTGGAtgaacgttttcacat from Xiphophorus maculatus strain JP 163 A chromosome 13, X_maculatus-5.0-male, whole genome shotgun sequence encodes:
- the LOC102230100 gene encoding ras/Rap GTPase-activating protein SynGAP-like isoform X1, producing MDTSSKTWLPHQGQFGLVGQAEVCCGGPGVLTPNQSRRASFASVRQSSMETPPNTTPQPFRQPSFLNRRLKGSIKRAKSQPKLDRTSSFKQMILPRFRSADQERTRLMQSFKESHSHESLLSPSSAAEALDLVLDEDAIIKPVHSSILGQEYCFEVTTNSGTKCFACRSASERDKWIENLQRAVKPNKHSFQDNSRRVENVLKLWIIEARDLPAKKRYYCELCLDDMLYARTTSKPRTDTVFWGEHFEFNNLPTIRSLRLHLYKETDKKRRKEKSTYIGLVSIPISSITGRQFVEQWYPVIQSSVLAKGGGVGSAKVINASLRVKSRYQTMNILPMELYKEFAEYITNNYRTLCAVLEPLLSVKSKEEVAFALVHILQSTGKTKEFLSDMAMCEVDRFMDREHLIFRENTLATKAVEEYLKLIGHRYLKEAIGDFIRALYESEENCEVDPMRVPPSVLADHQANLRMCCELLLCKIINSLCIFPRELKEVFASWRARCAERGREDLADSLISSSLFLRFMCPAIMSPSLFNLMQEYPAERTSRTLTLIAKVMQNLASFTKFGPKEEYMYFMNEFLEMEWGSMQQFLYEISNMDTGGNAGGFEGYIDLGRELSMLHSLLWEVMGQLSKDAILKLGPLPRLLNDISVALRNPQLHMPTNHQPERPKDRLFSRPSFNRLMSSDFQSLMMRDLNSSIDISRLPSPTTGVSAVESLSSNLNMRRQAERDLRSSSREVFYVTRPPLARSSPAYCTSSSDITEPDPKVHSVNKSVSMMDLQDSRMNSISNLNSVGDMLASSQASIAGLGHSFGNLGAPLRMGGHLPPGSSGSGLRLSQMGHVGAPTESISQQQQQAAAAMHFPLSFQNPLFHLAAQNSPAQSQAPPPAAAPPPLLLTPEAENGHPDYPPAFGNSAFSRSEDLSALQSQSSLVQPSIVHSHSYSDDFTRQNQNNDYAWHQLSLQVQESLQQHHLMGVTSQTGTGTGTPASLATPPTTVHPSRQSSIAAQHLKSQRSINTPATATPPKVRPQSRNLLLNSSDASFSGSQPKSRPSKQMTQQQQQQPPPQQDGQLLVTDSPAPGLPFQTSSAKENQAPAAAAEESTDTPTKSSKKPQQSQLQPPQQHLLKPVANKQGNSQGMNERTVAWVSNMPHLSADIESLRPDREGQLKEYSKSMDESRLERVREYEEEIHSLKERLKMSHRKLEEYEQRLLSQEQQTSKILQQYQNRLEDSERRLKQQQLEKDSQIKGIISRLMAVEDELRGGAIPDIKPRILTDQSLSQVYGGLPGS